gctgttgataaaggtcgcggTTGGTCGCAGACCTTTGAGTCAACAAAGCGTTTGATAGTGGAATTTACGAGTTGTTTCGGGTACTTTAGGCGTGAGAAAACTGACTTCAAACGGTCACATTCGTCTGAGAAGTGTGACCAGGTAGAAGATAAACGGTGTGCTCGATCGAGCATAGTTCTCAGCAAGCCATTCTTGTACCGATTGTCAACATTGctctgaaaatgcagaaggaGACCTGAATTCGTGGGTTTTACGTAGACCTTTGTCTCTATCCGGGGAGATCGATTCAGTAACTGAGTTCCCAGAAATGGCAACATACCATTGCTTTCAGTTTCCATGGTGAATTTTACGGAtgaatgtgcaaggtttaatgtGTCTAGAAAGCTAGATGCTGCCGCCATATTCGGCATGATGGTCAGGGTGTCGTCTACATATCTTCGATAGAACGAAGGGAGTTTTCCTTGTCGTTCGAGGTTTTCTTCGATTGAGGTCATGAAAACATTAGCGAGCAAGGGGCCAAGGGGAGAACCCATGGCCACACCATCAGTCTGTTCATACAAGGCTCCATTGAATTGGAAAAGTTGTTCTTTTGTAGCTACTCTGAGAAGGTCAACAAGGTCCATTTTCGTCAAATTCAAGTCGTACGTTACGTTAAACCAATTGTTGGTGAAAGCTCTGTTCGCGAGTATCTCTATCGTTTCATCCAAGGGTACGTTTGTGAACAGGGAAGACACATCATACGAAACCAGAATGTCACCGTTTGCTATTTCCATGTTTTGAATTTCGTTCGTAAATTCAAATATGTCAGATACTGTGTACTGATTCAAAGACAAAGGCTTAAGTTTAGTGTCAAGCCATTTAGCCAGCTTAAGTTTAGTGTCAAGCCAATTGAAGCGTCGCGACGACATCATCATTACCAAACCAGATAAGGGTTCGGGAGTGGTCGTAATGGACAAGTCCGAATATTTACGCCTATTATCTGAAGCTTCCATCAATGACGCAAGTAAATTTCGGCCTGTTCCCCTGGAAAGGCCTCCAAGTAGAGGTAGACCACCAACTTATTACCACCCTCTtctaaagaaagagaaagatttaGACTCTACTGTCCGTCGAATTCTGCCCAAGCCCATTGCGGAGACTGTGTGCCCTACAGGCTCCAGATTAGCCCATTTATATGGCTTACCAAAGACACACAAGGAGAACTTAGCGATGCGCCCTATTCTATCAGCAAAGCAAACATACAACTACGCGCTGGCTAAATGGCTTGACACTAAACTTAAGCCTTTGTCTTTGAATCAGTACACAGTATCTGACATATTTGAATTTACGAACGAAATTCAAAACATGGAAATAGCAAACGGTGACATTCTGGTTTCGTATGATGTGTCTTCCCTGTTCACAAACGTACCCTTGGATGAAACGATAGAGATACTCGCGAACAGAGCTTTCACCAACAATTGGTTTAACGTAACGTACGACTTGAATTTGACGAAAATGGACCTTGTTGACCTTCTCA
This portion of the Montipora capricornis isolate CH-2021 chromosome 11, ASM3666992v2, whole genome shotgun sequence genome encodes:
- the LOC138024355 gene encoding uncharacterized protein, which produces MEIANGDILVSYDVSSLFTNVPLDETIEILANRAFTNNWFNVTYDLNLTKMDLVDLLRVATKEQLFQFNGALYEQTDGVAMGSPLGPLLANVFMTSIEENLERQGKLPSFYRRYVDDTLTIMPNMAAASSFLDTLNLAHSSVKFTMETESNGMLPFLGTQLLNRSPRIETKVYVKPTNSGLLLHFQSNVDNRYKNGLLRTMLDRAHRLSSTWSHFSDECDRLKSVFSRLKYPKQLVNSTIKRFVDSKVCDQPRPLSTAQETDNMVRVVLPFKDQNSAEFVKKQLKDLSLKVNKTIQPVFTSRKIEQELKVKEAKPPIINQQCVVYKFQCDLCDEGYVGYTRGHLHNRVKGHKQQSSAIARHYKNAHGSIPRDLLKRFEVLKKCKNKFDCLVFEMLFIRTLKPSLNVQSDSIRAKVFL